The Verrucomicrobiota bacterium genome contains a region encoding:
- the rsmA gene encoding ribosomal RNA small subunit methyltransferase A: MKLQEIKETLNANRLRLSKSLGQNFLHDRNQLRRIADAADLAVGDQVLEIGPGLGALTQILVEKGAIVLAVEKDRRLYDLLEVRYRGFANLTLVHEDALECLRKDSRNWADWKLVSNLPYSVASPILVELAQSNGCPERMVATVQLEVARRLAASAGDPDYGVLTLLIRSRYDVAGWFKIPAPCFFPAPNVDSACVTLVRRRDPLLSPEQAEPFGKIVKRGFSQRRKVMLKLLRSDWPAERLASAYVQLGLAPDIRAEKVSLEQFSELTRLLQPP, translated from the coding sequence GTGAAGCTCCAGGAAATCAAAGAAACTCTGAATGCCAATCGACTTCGCTTATCGAAATCGCTCGGTCAAAATTTTCTGCACGACCGCAATCAACTCCGGCGTATTGCGGACGCCGCGGACCTGGCGGTTGGCGACCAAGTTCTGGAAATTGGCCCAGGCTTGGGGGCGTTGACCCAGATTCTGGTTGAGAAGGGAGCGATCGTCCTGGCCGTCGAAAAGGATCGACGCCTTTACGATCTCCTCGAAGTTCGCTATCGCGGTTTCGCCAACCTGACCCTCGTGCATGAAGACGCCCTGGAATGCTTGCGCAAGGATTCCCGAAATTGGGCCGATTGGAAACTTGTCTCGAACCTGCCGTACTCGGTCGCTTCGCCCATCCTGGTCGAACTCGCTCAGTCGAACGGCTGCCCGGAACGAATGGTGGCCACGGTGCAATTGGAAGTGGCCCGGCGGCTCGCGGCATCTGCGGGTGACCCGGATTACGGGGTGCTCACGCTCCTGATTCGGTCGCGCTATGACGTCGCAGGATGGTTCAAGATTCCCGCCCCCTGTTTCTTCCCGGCGCCAAATGTGGATTCGGCTTGCGTGACGCTCGTGCGCAGACGCGATCCGCTCCTTTCGCCGGAGCAGGCGGAGCCGTTCGGGAAGATTGTGAAACGCGGCTTTTCGCAGCGCCGCAAAGTGATGCTGAAGCTGCTGAGAAGCGACTGGCCGGCTGAACGCCTCGCGTCAGCTTACGTTCAACTGGGCCTGGCCCCGGACATTCGCGCGGAAAAAGTCAGCCTCGAACAATTTTCCGAATTGA